In the Rhodothermales bacterium genome, TCAACGCTGATGGGCACCAGCACAACGTGGGCTTCAGCAGTTTTGAGGAGCTGCGCCATGCGATCGATATCTTTGTCTCGCATGACACCAAAAACGACGAACAAACGTCCTCCGCTACCCGCTAGCTGTTCGTTCATAAATGCGAGGCTGGCGGAAAGCCCGTCGTGATTATGCCCAACGTCCTGAACGATCAGCGGTTCCTGCGCGAGCACCTCGAGCCGGCCGCGCAGCCCGGAAAGGCGCCGTACCTGACGCATCCCCCGGTACACCGCGGCGCCGCTCCCGGCCATTTCGTCTTCAAAAAACAGTTCGGCCACCCGTGTCGCCAGCGCGGCGTTGCGCGCCTGGAATCGCCCCGGCAACGCCAGGAAAAGGCCGGCGTACATCCGTTGCGGCGTCGTCACATCCATCGTAATCCCGGAGATCGCGGCGGATAACTCGGCGATCGTCACCTCGTCGTCGAGGCCATGAAACGGCGCGGCCTGTCGATGTGCAATGCGCCGTACAACCTCAACGGCCGATGGCTGTTCCACGCTGCATACCACCGGTACGCCGGGTTTGACGATGCCGGCCTTTTCCGCCGCGATGGCTTCTATCGTATCCCCCAGAAAGGCGGTGTGTTCGAGCCCGATGGTGGTGATCGCGCAGACCGCCGGCGATACGATGTTGGTCGCGTCGAGCCGGCCGCCGAGCCCCACCTCGACCACCGCCGCGTCCACGGCTTCCTCGGCAAAATGGAGCAGGCTCAGCGCCACCGTCGCCTCGAAAAAGCTCGGCCGCACGCGTTCGATGAGCGCGGCGTGACGCGCCACCAGCACGGCCAGTTGCTCGTCGGGGATCGGAACGCCGTCGATCCGCATCCGCTCGTTGAGGCGATACAGATGCGGCGAGGTATGAAGCCCCATCCGCTTCCCCGCGGCGGTGCCGATGGAAGCCAGCATCGAAGCGGTGGATCCCTTGCCGTTGGTCCCCGCCACGTGCGCGATGCGCAGCGCCCGATGCGGATCGCCCATGCCGGCCAGCAAGGCCTCGATCCGCTCGAACCCGGGCACGTACGCCGCCCCGCCGATGGCGGAGAAACTGGGCAGGCGCAGGAGATAGGCCTCGGCGTCAGCGAACGTCATGCCGGCCCCCCGCCGGCGATCCGCCGCGTCGTTTCATCCACGTGATCGATCTGCAACCGGATGGTGTGGGCCGGCAGCAACGACGCAATGCGCTCCGGCCACTCCACCAGACACACCCCGTCGCCAAAAAAATAGGTCTCGTATCCCATTTCGAAGAACTCGCTCTGCTGCTGGATGCGGTAGGCGTCGAAGTGGTAAACGGGAAACGAGCGGCCCGCATACTCCTGGACGAGGGCGAACGTCGGACTGCTCACCACCGCCTCGTCGATCCCCCACGCCGCGCAGATGCCCTTCACGAGCTGCGTCTTGCCCGCGCCGAGGTCGCCATGGAGCGCCACGACGTCGCCGGGCTGGAGCCGGGCCCCGAGCCGCTCGCCATACGCGCGCGTCTCCTCGGGGCTACGAGAAAGCAGGGGTTCGATGGAGATGGATGCGTGCATGCGGGAAAACGGACTCGTCCTCCCCCAGAACGCCGGCCGCGCCCGCGTGATTCCACGCGCCCATGCTGGCGCAACTCTTCCACCGATTCGCTAGATTGCCGGCATCGTGCCCCAAGCTCATCGATCCCATGAAAAACCTGCACCCTGCCGCGTTCGCCTTCTGCCTCCTCGTCCTGATCGCCGGCTGCAACCGCGGCGGCTCGGCGGACCGCGTCGAGATCGCCGTCATCCCCAAGGGGACGACCCACCAGTTCTGGAAAAGCATCCATGCCGGCGCGAACAAGGCGGCCGCGGAACTGGATGTCGACATCATCTGGCAGGGGCCCCAGCGCGAAGACGACCGCCAGCTGCAGATCCAGGTCGTGCAGAACTTCGTGAGCCGCGGCGTGGACGCCATCGTCCTCGCGCCGCTGGACGCCGTCAGCCTCGCCGCGCCGGTGGAGGCGGCCGTGCGCCGCGAAATCCCGGTCGTCATCATCGACTCGGGGCTCGAGTCCGACGCCCAGTCCAGCTTCGTCGCCACGAACAACCTCGAGGGCGGCCGGCTCTGCGCCCGCCGGCTGGCGGATCTGCTGGGCAAAAAAGGACGCGTCATCGTCCTCCGCTACCAGGAGGGGTCGGCCAGCACCGGCAACCGCGAACAGGGCTTCCTGGAAGAAATCGCGGCCTACGCGCCCGATATCGAGATCGTGTCCGACAACCAGTATGCCGGCGCCACCGTCGAAAAAGCGCTCCAGGCCTCGCAGAACATCCTGAACCGCTTTCAGGACGTCGACGGGATTTTTTGCTCGAACGAATCGGCGACGCAGGGCATGCTCCGCGCGCTGGAAACGGCCGGCCGCGCCGGGAAGGTCCGCTTCGTCGGGTTCGACGCGAACGAGACGCTGCTCGCGGGGCTCCGCGCCGGCGCCATCCAGGGGCTCGCGCTCCAGGATCCGTTCGACATGGGCTACAACGGCGTCAAGACGGCCGCCGCCATCGTACGCGGGCAGCCCTTCGACGCCCGGATCGACACGCGCATCATGATGATCACGCCCGAAAACGTCGACGAGCCGGACGCGCAGGCGCTGCTCAACCCGGATCTGGCGACCTGGCTCGGCGAGTGAGGAGCGATGCTTACCCTCTCCGGCATCGTCAAGTCGTTTGGCTCCGTGCAGGCGCTGCGGGGCGTGGACCTGGCCGTACGCGCCGGCGAGGTGCATGCCCTGATCGGTGAAAACGGCGCCGGCAAGAGCACGCTGATGAATGTGCTCAGCGGCGCCCTCCAGGCCGACGCCGGCGCGATGACGCTCGAAGGACGGCCCTATCGGCCGGCCTCCCCCGCCGACGGACGCCGCGCCGGCATCGCGATGATCTACCAGGAAGGAACGATCGCCCCGCACCTCTCGGTGCTCGAAAACATCACGCTCGGACTGGAGACGCACCGTTTCGGCTGGATTTTTCCCCGGCGCGACGAAGCGCGGGCCGCGCTGGCGCGGCTCGGGCAGCAGGATATCGACCTGGAAGACCGCGCCGGCCGGCTCAGCATCGGCAAACAGCAGGTCGTCGAGATCGCCCGCGCGCTGCTGTCCGGAGCCCGCATCGTGGTGATGGATGAGCCGACCAGCTCGCTTTCCGCCGCCGATGCCCGGGCGCTGTTCGACGTGATCCGCCGGCTGAAGGCCGACGGGGTCGCCGTGATCTACATCAGCCATTTTCTCGAGGAAGTGCGCGACGTGGCGGACACCTACACCGTGCTGCGCGACGGCGAATCGGTGGCCGGCGGCGTCCTCGCCGACACCACCATCCCGCACCTGATCGCGGCGATGATCGGCCGGCCGGCGGGCGATCTGTATCCCGCGGGCGGGCGCCCCTTCGGCGAGGTGCTGCTGTCGGTCGAAAACGCGACGGGGCCGGGCGACATGCCGGTCGGCGTCGGGTTCACGGTGCGCCGCGGCGAGGTGCTCGGCATCGCCGGCCTCGTGGGCGCGGGCCGATCCGAGACCCTTCGGTCCCTCTTCGGGCTGCGGCCGGCGGAAGACGGCGTGGTGCGCATCGGTCCGTCCGGGCCCGTCCGGCTGGCCTTCCTCACGCCGCAGCGCGCGCTCGGGATCGGACTCGATCTGTTGAGCGAGGACCGCAAGGCCGAAGGGCTCGCGGTCGACCTGTCGCTCGCCACCAACCTGACCCTCTCGGATGCCAAACGCTACGTCCGTCGCGGCCTGATCGACCGCCGGCGCGAGGACGCCGCCGCGAGCGATTGGATCGCGCGCCTCGGCATCCGCAGCCAATCGCCCGGCCAGCCGGCGCGCACGCTTTCCGGCGGCAACCAGCAGAAACTCTGCCTCGCTCGCCTGCTGCATCACGACAGCGACATCCTGCTGCTGGACGAACCCACGCGCGGGGTCGACATCGGCAGCAAGGCCGATATCTACCGGCTGATCGACGAGGCGGCGCGCGGCGGAAAAGGGGTGGTGATGGCCAGTTCGTATCTGCCCGAACTCCTGGGCGTCTGCGATACGGTGGCGGTGATGCACCGGGGCCGGCTTTCCGAAGCGCGTCCGGTGGACGCCTGGTCGGGCGAAACGATCATCCGATACGCCACATCCGGGCGTCAGTCCGATGCGCCCTGAAGCACCGAGCCGATCATCGCGGCGACGAGGTCGATCTCTTCCGCGTTGATGGTGTGCCCCATGCCCGGGTAGATGCGGGCATCGACCTCCGCGCCGAGCCCGCGCATCACCTCCGCCGAGCGGTGCACGCGCGCCAGGGGGATGTGCGCATCGCGATCGCTGCAGCCCAGCAGCACGGGGGTTCCTTCGAGCGATCCCGCATAGCCGAACGCCTTGTCATCGGGCGGCACCGTTCCGGGAAGGTCGGCGCTGCCAATCAATCCGCCACTCAGCGCGGCGACCCCGCCGTAGCGCCGGGGATTGCGCGCCGCGAATTCGAGCGCGAGGCACGCACCCTGCGAAAAGCCGAGCAGCACGATCCGCCCGGCCGGCACGCCGGCGTCCTTGGCGCGGGCGACCAGCGCAGCGAGGACCGCGAGGCCCGACGAGAGCCCGGGCTCGTTCATCGCCAGCGGCGCGAGAAACGAATGCGGATACCACGAGGCCCCCGCCGCCTGCGGGGCGAGGTAGGCGACGCGTTCGTCGAACACGTGCTGCGCGAGATCGATCATGCCGGCGGCCCGCGCTCCGCGGCCGTGCACGAGGATGACGGCGGCGCGGGCGGCCTCCAGCGGCGCACCGGCGGTCGCCAGCGGCTGGCCGGCGTGCGGCGACAGGTTCGGCTCAGGCATCGATGGCCTCCTTCGGATGCCGCGCGGCGCGGTCGATGGCGGGCAGGCGGGTCTCGATCTCGGCCCGGCGAGGCTCCATCCAGGGCGGCAGCTTCAGGGCGCTGCCCAGCGCCGGCACGGGCTCGTCGTAGGCAAAACCCGGCGCATCCGTGGCGATCTCGAACAAGACGCCGCCCGGGGACCGGAAATAGATCGAATGAAAATACTGGCGATCCTTCACCTCGGTCACGCCCACGCCGGCGTCGTAGAGCCGCGTTTGATACGCGATCTGTTCTTCGTCGTCGACCGTGCGGAAGGCGATGTGATGGATCGATCCGGCCCCAAAGCGGCCCGGCGCCTCGTTCGGCGCGTGGACGAGATCCACATACAGCCCCCGATCGGACGACGCGCCGGCGTAGCGATGCCGGTCGCCCTCGGTCCCGACGAACCGGTAGCCGAGCTGTCCGGTGAGCAAC is a window encoding:
- a CDS encoding dienelactone hydrolase family protein, whose translation is MPEPNLSPHAGQPLATAGAPLEAARAAVILVHGRGARAAGMIDLAQHVFDERVAYLAPQAAGASWYPHSFLAPLAMNEPGLSSGLAVLAALVARAKDAGVPAGRIVLLGFSQGACLALEFAARNPRRYGGVAALSGGLIGSADLPGTVPPDDKAFGYAGSLEGTPVLLGCSDRDAHIPLARVHRSAEVMRGLGAEVDARIYPGMGHTINAEEIDLVAAMIGSVLQGASD
- a CDS encoding substrate-binding domain-containing protein, with product MKNLHPAAFAFCLLVLIAGCNRGGSADRVEIAVIPKGTTHQFWKSIHAGANKAAAELDVDIIWQGPQREDDRQLQIQVVQNFVSRGVDAIVLAPLDAVSLAAPVEAAVRREIPVVIIDSGLESDAQSSFVATNNLEGGRLCARRLADLLGKKGRVIVLRYQEGSASTGNREQGFLEEIAAYAPDIEIVSDNQYAGATVEKALQASQNILNRFQDVDGIFCSNESATQGMLRALETAGRAGKVRFVGFDANETLLAGLRAGAIQGLALQDPFDMGYNGVKTAAAIVRGQPFDARIDTRIMMITPENVDEPDAQALLNPDLATWLGE
- a CDS encoding sugar ABC transporter ATP-binding protein, yielding MLTLSGIVKSFGSVQALRGVDLAVRAGEVHALIGENGAGKSTLMNVLSGALQADAGAMTLEGRPYRPASPADGRRAGIAMIYQEGTIAPHLSVLENITLGLETHRFGWIFPRRDEARAALARLGQQDIDLEDRAGRLSIGKQQVVEIARALLSGARIVVMDEPTSSLSAADARALFDVIRRLKADGVAVIYISHFLEEVRDVADTYTVLRDGESVAGGVLADTTIPHLIAAMIGRPAGDLYPAGGRPFGEVLLSVENATGPGDMPVGVGFTVRRGEVLGIAGLVGAGRSETLRSLFGLRPAEDGVVRIGPSGPVRLAFLTPQRALGIGLDLLSEDRKAEGLAVDLSLATNLTLSDAKRYVRRGLIDRRREDAAASDWIARLGIRSQSPGQPARTLSGGNQQKLCLARLLHHDSDILLLDEPTRGVDIGSKADIYRLIDEAARGGKGVVMASSYLPELLGVCDTVAVMHRGRLSEARPVDAWSGETIIRYATSGRQSDAP
- the tsaE gene encoding tRNA (adenosine(37)-N6)-threonylcarbamoyltransferase complex ATPase subunit type 1 TsaE, producing the protein MHASISIEPLLSRSPEETRAYGERLGARLQPGDVVALHGDLGAGKTQLVKGICAAWGIDEAVVSSPTFALVQEYAGRSFPVYHFDAYRIQQQSEFFEMGYETYFFGDGVCLVEWPERIASLLPAHTIRLQIDHVDETTRRIAGGGPA
- a CDS encoding folylpolyglutamate synthase/dihydrofolate synthase family protein; translation: MTFADAEAYLLRLPSFSAIGGAAYVPGFERIEALLAGMGDPHRALRIAHVAGTNGKGSTASMLASIGTAAGKRMGLHTSPHLYRLNERMRIDGVPIPDEQLAVLVARHAALIERVRPSFFEATVALSLLHFAEEAVDAAVVEVGLGGRLDATNIVSPAVCAITTIGLEHTAFLGDTIEAIAAEKAGIVKPGVPVVCSVEQPSAVEVVRRIAHRQAAPFHGLDDEVTIAELSAAISGITMDVTTPQRMYAGLFLALPGRFQARNAALATRVAELFFEDEMAGSGAAVYRGMRQVRRLSGLRGRLEVLAQEPLIVQDVGHNHDGLSASLAFMNEQLAGSGGRLFVVFGVMRDKDIDRMAQLLKTAEAHVVLVPISVERALPPPELADRLSRHVLSIHRSASVEDALMWFRRQATPDDGLLITGSHFVASQILPQLDPN